The Lysobacter luteus genome contains the following window.
TGCACCGCGAGCGCGGCGATGCCGGCCGCCTCGGCAATCCGGGCGATCTCCAGCGCGTTGCGGTGGCCGGCGGCCCAGCCGGTGCGGATCTTCAGCGTCACCGGCACGTCGACCGCGTTGACCACGGCATCGAGGATGTCGGCGACCAGCGCCGGTTCGCGCATCAGCGCCGAGCCTGCCCAGGCGTTGCAGACCTTCTTGGCCGGGCAGCCCATGTTGATGTCGATGATCTGCGCGCCGTTGTCGACGTTGTGGCGGGCGGCGTCGGCCATGACTTGCGGGACGGTCCCGGCGATCTGCACGCTGACCGGCGCCGGCTCGCCGGCGTGGTCCATCCGGTGGCGCGACTTGGCGGTGCCCCAGAAGCGCGGGTCGGACGTGGTCATCTCCGACACGCACAGACCGGCGCCTAGGCGCTTGCACAGCACCCGGAAGGGCTTGTCGGTGACGCCCGCCATCGGCGCGAGGACCACCGCGGGCTCAATGGTGTGGGGACCGATCCGCATCCGCGCAGTTTACCGGCCCGGGATGTATCAGCGCTTGCCCCGGCGCCGGCGCCAGAACAGGAAACCGGTCACCAGCAGGAAGGCCGGCAACAGGCCGGCGGCTACGGTCGCCCATCGGTAGGCGGGCCCGCCGACGGAACCGATGTGCAGCGGGTAGATCGCCTCGGTCATGCGGGCGCCGGGGCGCTGGCCGGTGGCGTCGTGCACCGCCAGCACGCGCGTGCCGGCGCGGTTCACATGGACCAGGCTTCGGCCGTTGGGATGCCATTCGCCGGCGTTGCGCGCACGGAACGACACCACGTCGGATCCGGGCTCGGGGGCGCCGGTGCGGGTCAGGCGCGCATCGGGCAGGGCGGTTCCCGCCAGCGCGAGCACGCGCGACCAGTCGATCGGGCGGTCGGCGTCCAGCGCGAGTTCGGGCGGCGTGGGCATGGCATCACCACCG
Protein-coding sequences here:
- the dusB gene encoding tRNA dihydrouridine synthase DusB; the protein is MRIGPHTIEPAVVLAPMAGVTDKPFRVLCKRLGAGLCVSEMTTSDPRFWGTAKSRHRMDHAGEPAPVSVQIAGTVPQVMADAARHNVDNGAQIIDINMGCPAKKVCNAWAGSALMREPALVADILDAVVNAVDVPVTLKIRTGWAAGHRNALEIARIAEAAGIAALAVHGRTRDQQYKGLAEYDTIAEVKAALSIPVMANGDVDSPRKAREVLDYTGCDAVLVGRAAQGRPWIFREIAHYLDTGTGLPEPSLAEVRDILLGHLRHLHDFYGEPSGVRIARKHLGWYARDRPENAAFRAVVNRAETADAQLRLTADYFDALVAGVAPDLPVAA